GCAGATAAGATGAAGAACCGTCTCTCTGCAGTGGGTCAGGCTCTAGGTGGACTTATGTCGCCACAGCGAAGACTGAGTAAACGTGTTCAGGAGATGGCGGAACGGAAGGGAGGGGCTTTTGCAGAGGCTGTCAGGGGATTTGTAGAGCAAACTCTTGCAGGTGAGGCCGTTCCTGGAGTGACCTGCACCGAGATGCTGCAGGAAGTGCGCTCGTCTCTCACTGCTCTGAAGGAAACCCTGTTTGATTGTCCAGAGATCCAAAGCATCATAGACAGCATCGGAGACACTCCAGATTTTGATCTGGGTATGACCTGAGATAACATTTTTGCCGAGCTTTATTATAATAACTATCAGTCTTACCAACTTATCATCTGTATTATCTGATCAACAAATACAATTGAATTGCTCCAATTTTCATAGGTAGGGCTACACAGTGAATGTGGTCACACTTTGGTCACACTTTGCAAAGGCTTTGCTAGTATATTAGTTAGCTTCTTATAAGAATCTTATTTGAAGGAAAGTGCAGGGAAATAAAATGGGAAATAATAGAACCATACAGTTTAAAGTATGTGTGAACACAAGTCCTTTAGCTattcaaaaatcatgttgttTTGTTACCACAAAGCCGTTTTGCACCACACTCTTTAatcacataatattttattttagtgcatcaatcTATTTAATTACTTGTTATTTATGAAACCATGATCCGCACTCACAGAgcgtttaattttacatttatcacCAGCAGTACAAAACACAAACGTTTCGGCTCAAGGCCTTCTTCAGTGCGTTCAATAATTCAGTCCCTCCACCCAcgttttaaatcattaattatatTGAAGTCATCATTCATTAGCCAATGTTAagtctctaaaaacacacatatgcattCCATTCGAATGCTCGACAATATCCATTTTTATATAACACGATTTTTCACATCTACCTCTACATTAAATTAAGACATGATTTAACCCATGACAGTACCATGAAAAATATAATGGTATAGGGAAAAATTGTGTTATATACAAATGGATATAATGCAGTGcatatttgtgtatatgtgtaattcttttttcttctctactAAAACTACattcacaaatctgtttttctctctgccCTTAGATGCTGTGCTGGAGCTTGCCTTACATAAGGTAGCTCTGAAGCCAGTTTACTCTCACCTTTATGTGTGTCTAAAGAGAGCGCGTAGGGATGACTGCACTCTGCAGCGTTTAGAGGCCAACAAGAGCACCCTGGAGAACCGCAGCCTGGAGGAGCTGGAGGGTGCAGCAGGGGCCGGGGTACCTGATTCCAGCATGATGGAAAAGATCCAGCAACGCTGGACCACAATGCATGAGGCCTACTCACCCAGTAAAAAAGTTGACACTCTGCTCAAAGTCTGCAAGAATATCTACCATAGTATGAATGCTAATGCCAAGCCTGGTGAGTGAAGTAGTACTGTAGAGACATAATACAGATTCTCATGGTTGATGTCAAGTCTGTGAGTCATTCCACATTCCACTTCCTTTGAATTTTGAACTTGTATGTTCTCtgtttatatatagtaaatacagAAATCTGTCCTGTACAGAGTAACCAACAATTCTGAGCATACCCATGACTACTGCAAGACATTTTAAGCATGCAAGGCACTTACAACATCTAAATACCTCTGTCATTAATGTGTAGAAGATTTGAATATGttcaatgttttatgttaggTACAATTTTCGGGGCAGATGACTTCCTGCCATGCCTGACATGGGTGTTGCTGCGTAGTGATGTAGCTACACTTCAGGTTGACACTGACTACATGATGGAGCTGCTAGACCCTGTGCAACTACAAGGAGAGGGTAGGGGGAGCACACACATTCATACCCACAAGTATTTGCTGTAGTTTAATGTGCAGTGACATATGTAAGTAAATCATTGGTAGGGCGAACAATGTGATGCTTTCAAAGCATTACTTGGTCCAACATGTCAGCTTCTGgctatttttatatacattttttgttatttatttgttgcttgaaaaaaaaaatagtttgttgcattagaatattaaaatgaatgaccGTCAATTGAATTTTCACATGGagtgaagtttttaaaaaaaaaatgtatatatatattcacatactaGTGTGGATAACATGCAtactgtctttctgtctttctctcaggtGGGTACTACCTTACGTCTCTCTACGCTGCCCTTTTTTACATCAGCAGCTTCCGGCCTCGTCTAGCGAAGCGGCAACTTAGCGCAGAAGCACACAGATCTCTCAGCCAATGGCACCGCAGACGCACACTGCACTGCAACCAATCACGTCGCAGCAGAAATCGTAGGACCATCCGGAGACACGGGCTGGCTGATGAAAGCTGTAAAACATCCGACGAACAGAACTCTTTGAATGCGAGCACAGAGTCCAGCAGTCTGACTGACGTCATGCCAGCCACCTCTAGCATGCAAGAAACACTCCAGGGCTTAGATGAAGAATTAGAGGATGTAAAGGAAGGAGAGGAGGGACAACAAATACTGTCACCAGAGACGTTGCACATCACCACTCCTAAAACAGAGGGAAAAGAAAGAGGTGATGGAGTAAGCTGGGAAGAAGATAACTAAAAATCACATGATTCTAAAGGAATAAGTAAATGGTATCAAAGAACTTAGCTTTGAACTTAAAAGAGATGCTTGTGAAGGCAAAGCGTGTTAGTCAAATTACACCTCAGATCATGcaacttaatgaaaataattcatgCTGTTATTTCTTTGAGcaatcagatttcagatttttgcTTGTTACATGATAAAatagttgaaaaaaacaaaaacatccatatacatatatatatatcaatttatttaattgttatcaatttgcactggctaccgatagctgctcgcataaaattcaaggcattgatgtttgcatacaaaatcaccactggctctgcacccctttacctaaattcattacttcagacttatgtgccctctagaagcttgcgttctgcaagtgaacatcgctttattgtgccatcccaaagaagcacaaagtcacttttatggactttgttccctcctggtggaatgacctgcccaactcaaatGCAGCTGAgtcttagccatcttcaagaatcagctttaTTCTTccaccctctaactttagcactcactattctaattgtattcttaaaaaaaaaaaaactaactaccttgtctaatctttttgtattctatctcttttccttttcatttattatacaattataaaaaaagacctctaacactagcttgctctattctttttctattctatcagttttctttttatttattatattatttaaaagcccttgctacttATACTGCGTtaaggctaactgagacttgttatagcacttatatatcattgctcttttgttgtttttgattgcctccattgtcctcatttgtaagtcgcttccgataaaagtgtctgctaaatgactgtgtaaatgtaatgtaaatatatatatatatatatatatatatatatatatatatatatatatatatatatatatatatatattgaattgagAATGCCTTTTTAGTGAATATGGATTGAATTTAAACTGCTCTAAGTAATttctaataatacatttcattttcactataaactaataacaaaacaatcaCACAACAAGTTTTCCATCAGGTCCCCAAAAAGTCccaaaaaattacttaaacaaaaaattaaaacaaaaacaaaaaataacccaCAAATTACCCACCCTCaatgcatcctaggtgtatatgactttattctttcagacgaatccagtcggagttatataaaaaattgtctttgatctttcaagctattTAATGGCACACactgggtgttgcagtgcttcagtccaaaagaagtgaaataaaaagcgcccatccattaaaaaaaaaagtgtctcacattgCTCCGGGGGGtggaacaaagtcctcctgtagcgaaccgatgcatttttataagaaaaatatccatatttaaaacgtaataatcactttaatgtagcttgtgccaacagtcctacacggaagcagctccgggcagATGACATATGGGGTCATGTGCCggtgatatttttcttacaaaaatccATCAATTGACTACaagaggcctttgttcaccccctggaccCGTGTGAGACACTTCTTTTTATGGGTGggtactttttatttcacttcttttggactgaagcaatgcaacaccagctgagtgacattaaacagcttgaaagatcaaagacaattttaaatatatatccgactggattcgtctgaaagaagaaagtcatataccttgatgccttgagggtgagtaatttatgggctaattttcatttttgaaaccactgtcacaaaaaaataaataaaaatatagggtCCTAGTTgaactgcggtcctgaaactgcagcctccggtaTTGTAGGAACACAGTATTGGCCAGTGTACACACCAATGTGAAGATcgacccatgtttttaccctgcaaacacacagagctgtaaatgtgaactggtggatcgataAAAAGATAGTGCATTATAAAGATCTAAacagtaaaatgtatatatatgttatttaattaatataataatttattgataataattgtttcaattaatataatattacttttttgactcatccattttattaaaaatggtttaaaggctgaaatgtgaagtgtattattttataaaactttttgtgaaaacttgtatctgcTTTTTTACAGTCATcttacagtttaatatgttactatagacattgccctacccagcttcatgatattaattttatttgtgcaggtcttaaaaagtcttaaatttgagtttaaaaatcATGCAGAAACCATGTCTATATAAATtgctttatattaaataaattatatttcattttaatgaccatgctggaaaatgattttttttgttagtttttacttatttatttatttatttatttatttatttatttatttatttattatttattggccATCTTGTTAGACTAATGCAATATCTCTGTTGTGTGACTGACTATTTCTGAATCTGTTTGAATTCAATCATTGTCTCTTCCTATCATCAAGTCTAGTTGTGTAGGCCTACTATTAATTCGCTGCCGTTCATCTTGACCACTAGGGGGAAGTATTGTACAcgtttttctattcttttttttttctttttttctcaagaaaGATTTTAAGTTGACATTGTGTTCTAATATTACTTTGCAAAGGGTAGGTATTTGTTGTTATGTCATTTAAATTcaggttttttatatttagatttttttatcacCTCGTATCTATTTCTTGAACAGACAACACATTAATCACTCTTAGACATGATGATCATCAAACATACATCTTACAGTTACATTTGACAGAGCATAAACAGGGGTGTGTAATAGTTCACAttctttctttacatttaaaggaatgATTCGTAACACTGGGTAGCATATTgtgaatggtgaaaaaaaaatgacataattgttcataaattcttttaaatgtttgtttatatagacTAGTCCATAAATAAAAAGCCAACAAAAGCCTAGGGGAACAAGATTACAAGACCCATTAtgtattcagatttacattttacaatctaTTAAGCCTGTTTTTCATCTGCAGCAACATTCAAAACTCTTAAGTCATAATTTAGAGATAAACAATCATGCATTTTGTTCACTCATCCAGTGGATCATATTGAAAAATGTCTTCCAGCAGGGCATAAATTAGATATATGACCTTTACTTGTTATTGAATACACAGATGGTTAAAACTATTTAAAGACTAAACAAAGAAGAGTTGCCTGTCAAATACATTCTCTATTTGTGAtactttgattgacagctttgtaAGGAGTGTGAGCTAGAATAAAGTTGCAGTTAATGGAGATAAATAGAGAAGTGCCGGTGGCAAAATGCACCCCAACACTTTCAAACCAATTATTCTCTGCATTAAACCAACGGATGGATCATTAACAACCTGCTTGGATTTTTCCTTTCTGTCTCACACGCACTTTCACACTTCTCTTTAGTCACACACCCAAAATGCATGTATCATTTGCAGC
This portion of the Cyprinus carpio isolate SPL01 chromosome A15, ASM1834038v1, whole genome shotgun sequence genome encodes:
- the LOC109054170 gene encoding ras and Rab interactor 2-like isoform X1 produces the protein MMMKESKDEFTTSENRENPSSAVPNGVSRHETKILSLLQGLRLCQEAWAPKSPWDSHGAHAALWGRPAGSFLVVQDSSSQDQLLCVSVGDRGEPVKEFSILTTGTALRLTASHLAFPDLCQLLHFYTLSRDVLPVCLLVPSWVYTLNTLPDHLVPLLGPKTWLCPSSDPVVSSMTPETQGITETPKTVMCTIQVTAASGAMCFINPLYLQEHGDDWLSHSSTSQINLPIRLRRESPTRAWVGRELKKRSSTLADDNSSGFDHDRGSFEKNPDDPATPGGVVLRRASGASKDDPLKRSSDDFIQSPLSQSPHRVSWIEDKIWLNSSLTSSLLQPPGLELDSLSVSSIEEETEPALNPSPAVPSPRLHLADKMKNRLSAVGQALGGLMSPQRRLSKRVQEMAERKGGAFAEAVRGFVEQTLAGEAVPGVTCTEMLQEVRSSLTALKETLFDCPEIQSIIDSIGDTPDFDLDAVLELALHKVALKPVYSHLYVCLKRARRDDCTLQRLEANKSTLENRSLEELEGAAGAGVPDSSMMEKIQQRWTTMHEAYSPSKKVDTLLKVCKNIYHSMNANAKPGTIFGADDFLPCLTWVLLRSDVATLQVDTDYMMELLDPVQLQGEGGYYLTSLYAALFYISSFRPRLAKRQLSAEAHRSLSQWHRRRTLHCNQSRRSRNRRTIRRHGLADESCKTSDEQNSLNASTESSSLTDVMPATSSMQETLQGLDEELEDVKEGEEGQQILSPETLHITTPKTEGKERGDGVSWEEDN
- the LOC109054170 gene encoding ras and Rab interactor 2-like isoform X2; the protein is MNSQPVRTVPNGVSRHETKILSLLQGLRLCQEAWAPKSPWDSHGAHAALWGRPAGSFLVVQDSSSQDQLLCVSVGDRGEPVKEFSILTTGTALRLTASHLAFPDLCQLLHFYTLSRDVLPVCLLVPSWVYTLNTLPDHLVPLLGPKTWLCPSSDPVVSSMTPETQGITETPKTVMCTIQVTAASGAMCFINPLYLQEHGDDWLSHSSTSQINLPIRLRRESPTRAWVGRELKKRSSTLADDNSSGFDHDRGSFEKNPDDPATPGGVVLRRASGASKDDPLKRSSDDFIQSPLSQSPHRVSWIEDKIWLNSSLTSSLLQPPGLELDSLSVSSIEEETEPALNPSPAVPSPRLHLADKMKNRLSAVGQALGGLMSPQRRLSKRVQEMAERKGGAFAEAVRGFVEQTLAGEAVPGVTCTEMLQEVRSSLTALKETLFDCPEIQSIIDSIGDTPDFDLDAVLELALHKVALKPVYSHLYVCLKRARRDDCTLQRLEANKSTLENRSLEELEGAAGAGVPDSSMMEKIQQRWTTMHEAYSPSKKVDTLLKVCKNIYHSMNANAKPGTIFGADDFLPCLTWVLLRSDVATLQVDTDYMMELLDPVQLQGEGGYYLTSLYAALFYISSFRPRLAKRQLSAEAHRSLSQWHRRRTLHCNQSRRSRNRRTIRRHGLADESCKTSDEQNSLNASTESSSLTDVMPATSSMQETLQGLDEELEDVKEGEEGQQILSPETLHITTPKTEGKERGDGVSWEEDN